In the Clostridium sp. 'White wine YQ' genome, CAAGAAATCGAAGCCCATTATGGAATAGAACAAGATATCGAATGGGGATTATCAGAAGGCAAGTTTTATATTCTTCAAAGCCGCCCAATAACATCATTATATCCACTACCTAAAGTTTCAGATGACAATTATCATGTCTTTGTTTCTTTTGGTCATATTCAGATGATGACAGATACAATGAAACCACTGGCTATATCTATATTTAAAAATCTAACCAATTTTTTAAAAAATGATTCATCTGATATAGGAAACTCATTCATAGTAGATGCTGGTGGCAGAATGTTCGCTGACTTTACTACTCCACTTTCACTTAAACCAACTCAAAAAAGATTATTTAAAATTCTACGTGGAATGGATGAACAAATATCCTCAGCTTTATTTGAAGCTATAAATCGTGAAGATTTTATAAAGGTTAAGGTTTCAAAAAAGGATATTTTACATGTAGTAAAGAAAATGTTTCCTATAATTAAGCACGTATCTTCTAGGGTAATAGCTAACTTATATATAAAAGATTCAAGTTATGCTAAAGATGAAGCCAACGCCTTAATTGAAAAGATCTTAATGGAAAGTAAAAAAGATATATTAAGTGCTACTGGTTCAAAAAGAATTGAAAAGATTCAAGAAAATATAGGGCAAATGCTTCCAAATGTACTTGCTGAGGTTGTTCCCTATTGGGTTTCTGGAATGTTTGCAACCAGTTCTTTAGAAAAAAAACTTATAAATAAAGTTGGAGAAAAGAACTGTGCTTATTTAATAAGTAAACTTAATAAATCACTTCCTGGTAATGTTACAACTGAAATTGGGCTACGAGTTGCTGATCTTGCAGATATAGCAAGAAATTATCCTGAACTTGTTGATTATTTAGAGAAAGCTCAAAAAGAAACTTTCTTTGAAGGACTTTCTAAAATTTCAGGTGGAAATGAATTTAAAGCAGAATTTGAAAAATTCCTAAAGAAATATGGTATGCGTTGTTCATCTGAAATAGATATTACTAAACCAAGATGGCATGAAGATCCTACTCAACTAATACCTGCTATTTTAAGTAATGTTCGAACTGCCTCAGGGGGTGAACATGTTGAAAAATATAAGGAAGGTGAATTTGAAGCAGAAAATGCTACTAAAGAGATTCTATCACATTTTAATTCCTTTGAAAGAAGAAAAATATCTAAATTAATTAAATTATATAGAAACCTAATGGGTATGCGTGAACATCATAAATTTGCAGTAATAACGCATATAGATCTTTATAAATGCGTTATTATGGAAGAAGCTCATTCCCTAGCTCAAAAGGGTGTTCTTAAAAATGAAAAAGATATCTATTACTTCTCATTATCTGAAATAATTGAACTACTAGAAAACCGTTTTTCTAAAAATATAGAAAATCATATTGATTCAATTATAAAGAATTACGAGCAATTTGAAAATCTTACTCCTCCACGTGTAATGACAAGTTATGGAGAAATAATTACAGGGAAAAGAAAGAATATCAATGCTCCTAATGGGGCATTAACGGGTATACCTGTTTCAGCTGGAATTATTGAAGGTACCGCAAGGGTAATTTTAAAGCTTGAAGATGCCAAACTAAATCCTGGAGAAATTTTAGTTGCACCTTTTACAGACCCAGGCTGGACTCCTCTATTTACTTCAGCAATTGGTTTAATTACTGAAGTTGGTGGAATGATGACACATGGATCAGTTATTGCTAGAGAATATGGTATTCCAGCAGTGGTTGGTATAGATAAAGTTACTGAACTAATAAAAGATGGCGATTATATAAGAGTCAATGGAACAGAAGGCTATGTAGAGTTTGTAGATAAAAAATCTTCTTAAACAAGAAGGACAGGTAGTAAAAAAATACTACCTGTCTTTTTATGATAGTAATTAATCAATCTTTGCCTTAAAATAGTTTGTCCCCCAAACTCCTAGAAGAATCATTGTGGATCCC is a window encoding:
- a CDS encoding phosphoenolpyruvate synthase: MNKYVLKFNEIDKSSLPYVGGKGANLGEMTKAGFPVPQGFCVTTLAYKNFIETSKEMRKLFDLLDTLEYTQLEKISELGKVIRNHIQTIIMPQNIKSSILEAFKLSGENKAYAVRSSATAEDLPTASFAGQQDTYLNICGECELLKAIQNCWASLFTDRAISYRAKNGFDHRLVFLSVVVQEMVFPEVSGIMFTADPISGRRKTLSIDASYGLGEALVSGIVSADLYQVRDSKIINKQISKKKIAIYSIPEGGTVTKDVPNEKQEMQALSDKEILSLASLGQEIEAHYGIEQDIEWGLSEGKFYILQSRPITSLYPLPKVSDDNYHVFVSFGHIQMMTDTMKPLAISIFKNLTNFLKNDSSDIGNSFIVDAGGRMFADFTTPLSLKPTQKRLFKILRGMDEQISSALFEAINREDFIKVKVSKKDILHVVKKMFPIIKHVSSRVIANLYIKDSSYAKDEANALIEKILMESKKDILSATGSKRIEKIQENIGQMLPNVLAEVVPYWVSGMFATSSLEKKLINKVGEKNCAYLISKLNKSLPGNVTTEIGLRVADLADIARNYPELVDYLEKAQKETFFEGLSKISGGNEFKAEFEKFLKKYGMRCSSEIDITKPRWHEDPTQLIPAILSNVRTASGGEHVEKYKEGEFEAENATKEILSHFNSFERRKISKLIKLYRNLMGMREHHKFAVITHIDLYKCVIMEEAHSLAQKGVLKNEKDIYYFSLSEIIELLENRFSKNIENHIDSIIKNYEQFENLTPPRVMTSYGEIITGKRKNINAPNGALTGIPVSAGIIEGTARVILKLEDAKLNPGEILVAPFTDPGWTPLFTSAIGLITEVGGMMTHGSVIAREYGIPAVVGIDKVTELIKDGDYIRVNGTEGYVEFVDKKSS